The proteins below are encoded in one region of Acidithiobacillus ferrooxidans ATCC 23270:
- a CDS encoding TrbI/VirB10 family protein encodes MKPKEQFKLWWKTQSPERKQKIKFAGLAAGVIGAVVIGTNLSGFHHHQDEEAALKKAEEVSSNKLTVPRAQNITPQSLQAQIASTQKQLKSLTKIIAEENGVKSSQMKDLKGQMSQEVLKEIQENEKKHALQLQNPATQKQIAALTQEIKTLKAEKQQPVYNQVAPGVAPAPSMPVNTWSPAQPIEILGEGGVASSPSTNGIAPPTAPAIPGTPGAHGVPTAPAIAGRRPTVSYHQPKTLKQLGGTVKVSNKKTGIYLPASTILTGVLINGVIAGTGPDSKHNPQIVDIRIKKKAILPNGLRINLENCEVLASGYGSMNERRVFMRTDTLSCVNRRTGNVISAPIHAYVVSSGGHGGVPGKVISHQGPAMLKSFLSGIFSGLGNAIQPNQVDSLSLNPQSGSAQSYQMPSLGYMGGSALAGGISTPAGEISKFYLHEAESELPTIEVNPGVSVSMIIETGVRVHVHGETKGQLAEAQYQSASSISNSPQGGPALTPGESMQSPYGMQSPYAGNGQSSAVRDAFPNQTAAARQSYAIQPGEQQP; translated from the coding sequence CTCTGGTGGAAAACCCAGTCGCCAGAACGCAAGCAAAAAATCAAATTCGCCGGCTTGGCTGCCGGGGTGATCGGTGCGGTAGTGATCGGCACCAACCTGTCCGGTTTCCACCATCACCAAGACGAAGAGGCAGCATTAAAAAAAGCGGAGGAGGTTTCCAGTAATAAGCTGACGGTGCCCCGCGCTCAGAACATTACGCCGCAATCCTTGCAGGCGCAGATCGCCTCGACTCAAAAACAGCTCAAGTCTCTGACCAAGATCATCGCCGAAGAAAACGGCGTGAAAAGCAGTCAGATGAAGGACCTGAAAGGGCAGATGAGCCAGGAAGTGCTCAAGGAAATTCAGGAGAATGAGAAGAAACACGCCCTGCAGTTGCAGAACCCGGCTACGCAAAAACAGATCGCGGCGCTGACGCAGGAGATCAAAACCCTGAAGGCGGAGAAGCAGCAGCCGGTGTACAATCAGGTAGCACCTGGCGTGGCCCCGGCGCCCTCCATGCCGGTCAACACCTGGTCGCCGGCGCAGCCCATTGAGATCCTGGGGGAAGGCGGGGTGGCATCATCCCCGTCTACCAATGGTATTGCGCCGCCAACGGCCCCGGCAATACCAGGGACACCTGGCGCGCACGGCGTCCCAACCGCGCCCGCCATCGCCGGACGGCGCCCGACGGTCAGCTATCACCAGCCGAAGACCCTGAAGCAGTTGGGGGGCACGGTGAAGGTCAGCAATAAAAAGACGGGCATCTATCTGCCGGCCTCCACCATCCTAACGGGCGTGCTGATCAACGGCGTTATTGCGGGTACCGGGCCGGATTCGAAGCACAATCCGCAGATCGTGGACATTCGTATCAAGAAAAAGGCCATCCTGCCCAACGGCCTGCGCATCAATCTGGAAAACTGCGAAGTGCTGGCGAGCGGATACGGAAGCATGAACGAGCGACGGGTGTTCATGCGCACCGACACGTTGAGCTGCGTGAACCGTCGCACTGGGAACGTCATTTCGGCGCCAATTCACGCGTATGTCGTGAGTAGCGGCGGGCATGGCGGTGTTCCTGGCAAGGTGATCTCCCATCAGGGTCCGGCCATGCTGAAGTCCTTCCTGTCGGGTATTTTCTCTGGGCTGGGTAATGCGATCCAACCTAATCAAGTGGATAGCTTGAGTCTGAATCCACAATCCGGATCGGCGCAAAGCTATCAGATGCCTTCCCTGGGTTATATGGGCGGCAGCGCACTGGCTGGTGGCATATCGACACCGGCGGGAGAAATCTCCAAGTTTTATCTGCATGAGGCCGAATCGGAACTGCCGACTATTGAGGTGAACCCTGGCGTATCCGTTTCCATGATCATCGAGACCGGCGTGCGGGTGCATGTGCATGGCGAAACGAAGGGCCAACTGGCGGAAGCCCAGTACCAGTCGGCGTCCAGCATCAGCAACAGCCCGCAGGGCGGGCCCGCGCTAACCCCTGGCGAGAGCATGCAGAGCCCGTACGGCATGCAGAGCCCGTACGCCGGTAATGGACAATCCAGCGCCGTGCGGGATGCCTTTCCAAATCAGACCGCTGCCGCCCGGCAATCCTACGCCATTCAACCAGGAGAACAACAGCCGTGA
- the traV gene encoding type IV conjugative transfer system lipoprotein TraV, producing MKIRFALASAIIALGGCATSHPCIHGKGGVCVGPRETWGITRHRDQVNPDKRTLKAQNEARKLLHTSPSARDQLPNIHPQTAPSQQTLDGGKAAQYTTGNQPLQAPTGYPKPLLTQPRVLRVWVAPYRGPEGNLHFPGMVYSIIQPQSWTLGHGSSHVPIPVADY from the coding sequence GTGAAGATCCGTTTTGCATTGGCCAGTGCCATCATCGCTCTCGGCGGATGCGCGACGTCGCATCCCTGTATTCATGGGAAAGGCGGGGTATGCGTAGGCCCACGGGAAACCTGGGGCATCACCCGGCATCGGGATCAGGTGAATCCCGACAAGCGCACGTTGAAGGCGCAGAATGAGGCCCGCAAATTGTTGCACACCTCACCCAGCGCGCGTGACCAGCTTCCCAACATCCACCCGCAGACCGCCCCGTCACAGCAAACGCTTGACGGTGGTAAAGCTGCTCAATATACTACAGGAAATCAGCCTTTACAGGCTCCGACCGGATATCCGAAACCGTTGCTCACGCAACCCCGGGTGCTCAGGGTCTGGGTCGCACCTTACCGTGGTCCGGAAGGCAATCTGCATTTTCCGGGCATGGTTTACTCCATTATTCAGCCACAAAGTTGGACCTTGGGACATGGTTCGTCCCATGTGCCAATCCCGGTCGCTGATTATTGA
- the dsbG gene encoding thiol:disulfide interchange protein DsbG: MKLRKTILAGLLAAGVSGAAIAGVPNVGKDFQPGAEAIVAMSHGHAQILKAFHTGVADMDGYAVQLAPGHAMIMYASADGKYLFMGGMFNRKGTNESMKYAHEYLPSADLPKVFTPAAMGTAIQKTAHFLIGKPSAPKTVWMVMDPNCVFCHLTYEHLLPYLKKGAVRIELVPVGFLKPSSLPKAATILASKDPAKAWAYDETHYIMPPTEEGGTVPLKHIPQSDIRTIQANNTWMNQHGIGGTPYLIYRGPKHQWHVVNGMPSDMSSFVAGMG, from the coding sequence TTGAAACTGCGTAAAACCATTCTGGCCGGATTGCTGGCCGCAGGAGTCTCGGGGGCGGCCATAGCCGGCGTGCCCAATGTCGGTAAGGATTTCCAGCCTGGAGCGGAGGCGATTGTTGCCATGAGTCATGGGCATGCCCAGATCCTCAAGGCGTTTCATACCGGGGTGGCGGACATGGATGGATATGCCGTGCAGTTGGCGCCTGGGCACGCGATGATCATGTACGCGAGCGCGGACGGCAAATACCTGTTCATGGGCGGAATGTTCAACCGGAAAGGCACGAACGAGTCCATGAAGTACGCCCATGAATACCTCCCCAGCGCGGATCTGCCGAAAGTATTCACGCCGGCGGCGATGGGCACGGCGATCCAGAAAACGGCGCATTTCCTGATTGGAAAGCCCAGCGCGCCCAAAACCGTCTGGATGGTCATGGATCCCAATTGCGTGTTCTGCCATCTGACCTATGAGCATCTGCTGCCTTACCTGAAAAAAGGCGCTGTACGGATTGAGCTGGTGCCGGTGGGCTTCCTGAAGCCCAGCAGCTTGCCCAAGGCGGCGACCATCCTGGCCTCGAAAGACCCGGCAAAGGCCTGGGCATACGACGAGACGCATTACATCATGCCGCCGACCGAAGAGGGCGGAACGGTGCCGTTGAAGCATATTCCCCAGTCCGATATCCGGACGATCCAGGCGAACAACACCTGGATGAACCAGCACGGGATTGGTGGTACACCTTATCTGATCTACCGGGGCCCCAAACACCAGTGGCATGTGGTGAACGGCATGCCGTCCGATATGTCAAGTTTTGTGGCGGGGATGGGTTAA
- a CDS encoding GspE/PulE family protein, producing the protein MEVNRFISTSDHDQDVVDFLNAVYDKAAEKGWSDLHFETLLNGDIEVRARILGQLSIIETLPKHMAHTLDIKMRYRCDLDVADNRLEQDGRFMEECHGRRIDVRYNRVTTTNGFSKVTRLLDSANAGIPIEDLNMPPAVEQMFRAALALREGLILTTGPTGSGKTTTLYAGLGHLNQPTRKIITAEDPVEYRMERVQQIPVGQGTGRTFHTALRAMMRQDPDIILVGEIRDQETAVAAMRAGMTGHLVLSTLHANSAVDTYFRLEDLGVPRHILAASVKIIIAQRIIKIVCPHCAEEHPVEFPEFFTSWGMEPPEAEMVGAGCEACSGVGYISRMALFECIRMTKEFRDALGDREAMQRVADRQPQYQPLAKTALDLVLQKKTNSRALVEGLSDAE; encoded by the coding sequence TTGGAAGTCAACCGCTTCATCTCCACCAGCGATCACGATCAGGATGTCGTGGATTTTCTGAATGCCGTCTACGACAAAGCCGCTGAAAAAGGCTGGTCCGACCTGCATTTCGAGACACTGTTGAACGGCGATATCGAGGTGCGCGCGCGCATATTGGGGCAACTCAGCATCATCGAGACGTTGCCGAAACACATGGCGCACACCCTCGACATCAAGATGCGCTACCGCTGCGATCTGGACGTGGCGGACAATCGCCTGGAGCAGGACGGGCGCTTCATGGAGGAGTGCCATGGTCGCCGGATCGACGTGCGCTACAACCGCGTCACGACCACCAACGGTTTTTCCAAGGTCACCCGATTGCTGGACTCCGCGAATGCCGGGATACCCATTGAAGACCTGAATATGCCGCCTGCTGTAGAGCAGATGTTCCGTGCTGCGTTGGCGTTGCGGGAGGGCTTGATTCTCACCACGGGGCCCACGGGTTCCGGCAAAACGACCACTCTCTATGCCGGCCTGGGCCACTTAAACCAGCCGACACGGAAAATTATCACGGCGGAAGATCCGGTGGAGTACCGCATGGAGCGGGTGCAGCAGATCCCGGTAGGGCAGGGGACTGGGCGCACTTTTCATACGGCCTTGCGGGCCATGATGCGGCAGGACCCGGACATTATTCTAGTCGGCGAGATCCGCGATCAGGAAACGGCGGTGGCAGCGATGCGGGCCGGTATGACCGGACACCTGGTGCTTTCCACCCTGCATGCCAATAGCGCGGTGGACACCTATTTCCGGCTGGAGGATTTGGGGGTGCCCCGGCATATCCTCGCGGCATCCGTCAAAATCATCATCGCCCAGCGCATCATCAAGATCGTTTGCCCGCATTGCGCCGAAGAACATCCCGTGGAATTCCCGGAGTTTTTCACGTCCTGGGGCATGGAGCCGCCGGAAGCGGAGATGGTCGGCGCCGGGTGCGAGGCATGTTCCGGCGTTGGCTATATCAGCCGCATGGCCTTGTTCGAGTGCATCCGCATGACGAAGGAATTCCGGGACGCGCTGGGCGATCGTGAGGCCATGCAGCGGGTGGCGGATCGTCAGCCGCAATACCAGCCATTGGCGAAGACGGCGCTGGATCTGGTGCTGCAGAAGAAAACCAACTCCCGTGCGTTGGTGGAGGGATTGTCGGATGCGGAGTAA
- a CDS encoding thioredoxin domain-containing protein — protein sequence MRSKRLVGMLSAGLVLFSGLLPAGLLPAGLLPARMAFADGLPGMGIGSAGLAGLPGTSQPGAGMPGFKPYQTVHLGAHLDHSVIEVMAYECPYCMRLETAMLRWSATLPRAIRFDQMPAAIGKRWVPMAQGFYAAAVIDPKAIPRFNAAAFSLVQKQGYAFQDPRTYALAAEEAGIPPSLYREMLGYKGVRQLVYNDEKIMLKTQIVKTPTLIICGRYLINPGDTQGNYSLFFQLANGLVSRCESLDKLKEPSE from the coding sequence ATGCGGAGTAAGCGATTGGTGGGCATGTTGTCGGCAGGACTGGTCCTGTTTTCAGGGCTGCTCCCGGCAGGGCTGCTCCCGGCAGGGCTGCTCCCGGCAAGGATGGCGTTCGCGGATGGTCTGCCTGGCATGGGAATAGGGTCTGCGGGATTGGCCGGGTTGCCTGGCACATCCCAGCCGGGTGCAGGCATGCCTGGATTCAAGCCCTATCAGACCGTGCATCTGGGCGCCCATCTTGACCATTCGGTTATCGAGGTGATGGCGTACGAGTGCCCTTATTGCATGCGTCTGGAAACGGCCATGCTGCGCTGGTCGGCCACGTTGCCCAGGGCCATCCGGTTTGACCAGATGCCGGCGGCGATCGGCAAACGGTGGGTACCCATGGCGCAGGGTTTTTACGCGGCGGCGGTCATCGATCCGAAGGCCATCCCTCGCTTCAACGCAGCGGCCTTTTCTCTGGTGCAAAAGCAGGGCTATGCGTTCCAGGATCCGCGCACCTATGCGCTGGCGGCGGAAGAAGCGGGCATTCCGCCCTCCCTGTACCGGGAAATGCTGGGGTACAAGGGGGTTCGCCAACTGGTGTACAACGACGAGAAGATCATGTTGAAGACCCAGATCGTCAAGACGCCGACGTTGATCATTTGCGGACGTTATCTGATCAATCCGGGCGACACCCAGGGTAATTACAGCCTGTTTTTCCAGTTGGCCAACGGGCTGGTGTCCCGTTGCGAAAGTCTCGACAAACTCAAGGAACCCTCCGAATGA